The Elaeis guineensis isolate ETL-2024a chromosome 14, EG11, whole genome shotgun sequence genome has a segment encoding these proteins:
- the LOC109506626 gene encoding uncharacterized protein, with protein MKDLSLFLLKNSVASKMKRGIRSFCNGVGSTSTLNQTKADCDVSCIAAPSIVSSCMEESNEMRSSLTLEEMILQLELEEEAARRAKLDEYGELLHRRMSCVNNSDILRSARSALNQYPRFSLDGRDAMYQSSFRNFGAMTSGFEGRRKSVCCSSACRGLPSNGYEVDLERSLRLPPTLAGESVVWCKPSVVAKLMGLDAVPVPVSGRHGKKGLNPLFSRKQSLRRMAKHELEKERLFMGTNGWKGRTRRKPIGSCSATVNPISVEPASGREDWRFMRAR; from the coding sequence ATGAAggacctctccctcttccttctcaAGAACTCCGTAGCATCCAAGATGAAAAGAGGCATCAGAAGTTTCTGCAATGGCGTCGGCTCCACGTCAACTTTAAATCAGACGAAAGCCGATTGTGATGTGTCGTGCATTGCTGCTCCATCTATCGTCAGCTCCTGCATGGAGGAGAGCAACGAAATGAGAAGCTCGCTGACTCTGGAGGAGATGATcttgcagctggagctggaggaaGAGGCGGCGAGGAGGGCCAAGCTTGATGAGTATGGCGAGCTGCTCCACCGGAGGATGTCTTGTGTAAACAACTCCGATATCCTGAGGTCGGCGAGGAGTGCACTGAATCAGTACCCCCGGTTCTCTCTCGACGGGAGGGATGCCATGTACCAGTCATCCTTCCGCAACTTTGGTGCAATGACCAGTGGATTTGAAGGTCGTCGGAAATCTGTTTGTTGTTCCAGTGCATGCAGGGGGTTACCTTCGAATGGTTATGAGGTGGACCTGGAGAGAAGTCTTAGGTTGCCTCCAACTCTGGCAGGAGAGAGTGTAGTCTGGTGCAAGCCGAGTGTTGTGGCCAAGCTGATGGGCCTGGATGCAGTGCCGGTGCCGGTGAGCGGCAGGCATGGAAAGAAGGGATTGAATCCTTTGTTCAGTAGGAAGCAGAGCCTGAGGAGGATGGCAAAGCATGAACTAGAGAAAGAGAGGCTTTTTATGGGCACGAATGGTTGGAAGGGGAGGACGAGGAGGAAGCCAATTGGCTCGTGTTCGGCTACGGTGAACCCGATCTCCGTTGAGCCAGCGAGCGGCCGGGAGGATTGGCGATTCATGCGAGCACGTTAG
- the LOC105057269 gene encoding uncharacterized protein isoform X2, which translates to MAQTSSGGRMTPGDDVRTDPMWPENILSPDLKFQKTLTELQKMEGSPDPNISSRREGYRWSNASSYDFGYDGDVVDITDHISLENQRCLHNSARYQKCGLCERWLWQKSPWSSNRIVRSSDMPIVGVLPCRHVFHADCLEETTPKSQIHEPPCPLCLKTFGDEGSTSFSEPLQVALRSVRRNQGPNISSNGAGNSSQNEADLRHDQSFPMSRHGGSLTKSHFKKRFSFKRRMGKDLFGTRLFRRTGSSSSSLLNDNLNQAGRMKPYQSSR; encoded by the coding sequence ATGGCTCAAACCAGTAGTGGTGGCAGGATGACCCCTGGAGATGATGTCAGGACTGACCCTATGTGGCCAGAGAACATTTTGAGCCCAGACCTCAAGTTTCAAAAAACCCTAACTGAACTCCAAAAGATGGAGGGTTCTCCAGATCCCAACATAAGCTCGAGGAGGGAGGGATACAGATGGAGTAACGCTAGCAGTTATGATTTTGGATATGATGGAGATGTGGTCGACATCACAGACCATATCAGCTTAGAGAACCAAAGGTGTCTTCATAATTCAGCAAGATATCAGAAATGTGGGTTATGCGAGAGGTGGTTGTGGCAGAAGTCTCCATGGAGCTCTAACCGGATTGTCAGAAGCAGTGATATGCCAATTGTTGGGGTACTCCCATGCCGCCATGTTTTTCATGCAGATTGCTTGGAAGAGACCACTCCGAAGAGCCAAATCCATGAGCCTCCATGCCCTTTATGTCTGAAAACTTTCGGCGATGAAGGATCTACATCATTTTCAGAACCCCTGCAGGTGGCTCTAAGATCCGTTCGCAGAAACCAGGGACCGAACATTTCTTCCAACGGTGCAGGGAACTCATCTCAGAATGAAGCTGATTTGAGGCACGATCAGTCTTTCCCGATGTCTCGACACGGAGGTTCATTAACTAAGAGTCATTTCAAGAAGCGATTTTCCTTCAAGAGAAGGATGGGGAAGGATCTCTTTGGGACAAGATTATTTAGGAGGACCGGATCATCCTCGTCTTCGTTACTGAATGATAACCTGAACCAAGCTGGGCGCATGAAGCCTTACCAATCCTCGAGGTAG
- the LOC105057269 gene encoding uncharacterized protein isoform X1, producing the protein MDPSEPHWLMNSSFSPPLSRRWDHRLQSDGLSHRVHEAPIYGSSLSSHSKGSGFSSDRYPNHYHSVFDGALSYLGSPADNVQAPRWTPPVQRYDLGEFTPVGGTRPETSVRSQCDGRCYTAGNNHGSASSLSDSSRWASTSKQPNFFPPCNFSGRRSFISKPVYPLVFRNPFSDAEAFGMAQTSSGGRMTPGDDVRTDPMWPENILSPDLKFQKTLTELQKMEGSPDPNISSRREGYRWSNASSYDFGYDGDVVDITDHISLENQRCLHNSARYQKCGLCERWLWQKSPWSSNRIVRSSDMPIVGVLPCRHVFHADCLEETTPKSQIHEPPCPLCLKTFGDEGSTSFSEPLQVALRSVRRNQGPNISSNGAGNSSQNEADLRHDQSFPMSRHGGSLTKSHFKKRFSFKRRMGKDLFGTRLFRRTGSSSSSLLNDNLNQAGRMKPYQSSR; encoded by the exons ATGGATCCCAGTGAACCGCATTGGCTAATGAATTCAAGCTTCTCCCCTCCTTTGTCCAGGAGATGGGACCATAGGTTACAATCAGATGGATTATCTCATAGGGTTCATGAAGCTCCCATATATGGGTCGTCGTTATCATCACATAGTAAGGGAAGTGGTTTCAGCAGTGACCGGTACCCAAATCATTACCATTCAGTGTTTGATGGGGCACTTTCTTATTTAGGGAGCCCAGCTGATAATGTCCAGGCACCTCGATGGACACCACCTGTTCAAAGATATGATCTTGGCGAATTTACACCTGTGGGAG GAACAAGGCCTGAGACTTCCGTACGTTCTCAGTGTGATGGG AGGTGTTATACTGCTGGAAACAATCATGGCTCTGCATCCTCACTTTCGGACTCTAGTCGATGGGCATCCACCAGCAAGCAGCCAAACTTCTTcccaccttgcaatttttctggGAGACGCTCATTTATCTCAAAACCTGTTTATCCGCTGGTGTTCCGGAATCCTTTTTCAGATGCTGAAGCCTTTGGGATGGCTCAAACCAGTAGTGGTGGCAGGATGACCCCTGGAGATGATGTCAGGACTGACCCTATGTGGCCAGAGAACATTTTGAGCCCAGACCTCAAGTTTCAAAAAACCCTAACTGAACTCCAAAAGATGGAGGGTTCTCCAGATCCCAACATAAGCTCGAGGAGGGAGGGATACAGATGGAGTAACGCTAGCAGTTATGATTTTGGATATGATGGAGATGTGGTCGACATCACAGACCATATCAGCTTAGAGAACCAAAGGTGTCTTCATAATTCAGCAAGATATCAGAAATGTGGGTTATGCGAGAGGTGGTTGTGGCAGAAGTCTCCATGGAGCTCTAACCGGATTGTCAGAAGCAGTGATATGCCAATTGTTGGGGTACTCCCATGCCGCCATGTTTTTCATGCAGATTGCTTGGAAGAGACCACTCCGAAGAGCCAAATCCATGAGCCTCCATGCCCTTTATGTCTGAAAACTTTCGGCGATGAAGGATCTACATCATTTTCAGAACCCCTGCAGGTGGCTCTAAGATCCGTTCGCAGAAACCAGGGACCGAACATTTCTTCCAACGGTGCAGGGAACTCATCTCAGAATGAAGCTGATTTGAGGCACGATCAGTCTTTCCCGATGTCTCGACACGGAGGTTCATTAACTAAGAGTCATTTCAAGAAGCGATTTTCCTTCAAGAGAAGGATGGGGAAGGATCTCTTTGGGACAAGATTATTTAGGAGGACCGGATCATCCTCGTCTTCGTTACTGAATGATAACCTGAACCAAGCTGGGCGCATGAAGCCTTACCAATCCTCGAGGTAG